Part of the Acetomicrobium sp. S15 = DSM 107314 genome is shown below.
TTTCGGATGTCCTCCAGGTCGATGTGGATGAGCCCTCGCGGGCATGCCGAGACGCAAGGATTGCAGGGGATCTCTTGGCGGCAGTGGATCACCGGAAAGACCCCACCTTCGTGGTGTGGGGTGCGTTTCGGCAGGCATAATCCGGGCTTGGAGGCTAAAACTTCCGCCATGTCCTCTAACTCCTTCGAGACTTCGACATCCTCAAACCCCAGAGCGGAAGCTATCTTTAAGCCGGCTATCTCGCCGGATATGATGGCAGCAGAGGCCTCGGCGATCTCTTTGGCATCGCCGGCGGCGAAGGCCGTCATCCCGAACTCCAAGGCCTTCCGGTAGAATTCGTCCACCGGGTCCAGGCCCACCGCAACTAACAGCGTGTCGCAGGCGAAGGCCTTCTCCGTTCCCGGGATGGGGTTAAATTTTTCGTCCACCTGGGCGATGGTCACAGATTCCACTTGATCCTCGCCGTCTGCGGAGATGACGGTGTGAGAGGTGTAGATGGGAACGCCAAGGCGTGCGAGCTTGTCGCGGTGCACCTTGTAGCCGCCGCATTCGGGTAAGGCCTCGGCTAAGCCCGCCACCTGAATCCCGGCCTGGATGGCATGGTAGCCGGCGATGAGGCCGACGTTTCCTCCTCCCACGATGAAGAGCCGTTCGGCCGCCTTCACGAGGTCGCGGTTCACCAAGGTCTGGAACGCGCCGGCGCCGTAGACGCCCGGCAGAGTATTCCCGCGAAACACGAGGGACCTCTCTCTCGCTCCGGTTGAAACCAAAAGCACCTCGGGCTCGATTAAGACGTAATCTCTCCCGTTGCGCAGAATGCCCACTTTGTGATCGCTGAATACGGCCAAGGCGGCTGAGTTGAGCCACACCTCGACTGACGGGAAGGCGCGCACCTCCTCCTCCAATTTGGCGGCTATGTCTATACCTCGCGTGCCGGCGTAAACTGCGTCGCTTGAGCCGAAGAATCGATGCGTCTGGAGGACGAGCTTTCCTCCGAGGGAGAGCTTGTCTTCTACGATGAGGGTTTTTATGCTGCGCCTGCCGAGCTCGATCGCAGCCGAAAGGCCGGCTGGTCCTCCGCCTATGATGAGAGCTTGGACTTCGACCTTCTCGGTCTCGCGCATGAGGGGCACGGAATCCACTTTAGGGAGTTCGGGCAAGCCGCATACGGGCTCAACCCGCATCCCCGGCCGCACTGCGGTCATGCAGGCCTTGAGCGGTTTTCCATCAGCTATCACGAGACACTGGGCGCACTGGCCGTTGGCGCAGAAGATCCCTTGGGGCGAGCCGTCCTTCTGATAGTTGCCGAAAATGCGGATGCCGTTTGCAAAGAGCGCCGCTGCGATGGTCTCCCCCTCGTAGGCTTGGAGTTTTTCGCCCAAGAACGCAAACTCAAACGACCTTTTTCGCTCTACCTTAAGGATCGGGTGTTCTTCGATCCGCATGTATACCACCTCTTGAGCCTAAGGCGCATTCTCCCATCTCAACCGCTACTTGGCCAGAATTTTTCGGCATTTACACAAACGAAGAATAACATACATGCCTCCTGCATCTCTTTTGGAAGACTTGATCCTACACAGAATTCTATATATGAGCTTGCTCGTAAAAATGCTACGATAATGTTACGGTAATGGAAATGACATGAGTTTGTAGGAGTGGCAAATCCCAATGCCGTCTTCTGTGACATTTGGCAAAATCACATCTTTAAACGTTAGAATTACCGTCCGTACTCCAGCAAAACCAATCCATTGCGATTGATCGATTACTGGCCATGCCCATTGGTAATTTTACAATGAATCAGATGGTATTCTTGATGAAGTTACCCCCTTGCATAATGACACAAATTCTATCTCTATCTTGGAATAATTTAATTTCTTTTAACGGATCCCCATCGACGACAATGATGTCTGCTATCTTATTTGGTTCAATAGTTCCAATTTTATCCTCCATACGAAGTATCTGCGAGTTTGTTCTCGTAGCAGATACTATTGCACCCATAGGTCCGAGCACTCGTGACTTTAGTTCCAATTCCATTCCCTTATACGGTTGACCGGGTCCAATGACGTCAGATCCCGATCCAATTATAACTCTCTCAAGGTGGGCATTTGATACCGCTTCAAGGGCAGTATCGTAGACCATCTTCATCTTTCGCAAGAAATATCCTGGAACGCCGAATTCTTCTCCTCTCCTGACGATAACTTCATATGTCGTTAAGGTTGGGACATACCAACATCCCACCTCGCGCAGTAATTTAGCTGTATCACGATCCATGAAATTGCCATGTTCTATACTTCGAATGCCCGCCTTTGCAGCGTTTTGTATACTGCGATTAGAGTAACAATGTGCCATAGCATATTTACCAGCTGATTCAGCTTCATAGGCGGCCGCTTCCAATTCCTCTAAGCTATATTGACAAGCATCGGGCTCATCCGCAGGGCTTGCGCATCCACCAGCAGCCATTACCTTAACATGGTCAACGCCCCGACGAAGCTGCTCTCTTGCAGCCCTTCTTACCTCGCTCACGCCATCGCATATGACGGAACAGCCTAATATCTCTTCGTAGGGATATCTTCTATCGGTGGGCAAGCGAGGATCGCCATGCCCTCCGGTCATCGAAAGAGACAAGCCGCTTACCTTTAAACGAGGTCCTTTGATTAATCCTTGTTTTTGTGCCTCTCTAAATCCAGCATCTATTCCTCCAGCATCTCGGCAAGTGGTAAAACCCTGGCATAAAGCGTCTTCCATAATTTTCAGCGCCTTGATAACTAACATGCTGGAGTGGTTTCGCCTGGGCTGCTCATTATTGTCCAGGTCGAAAAGACCGACATGAATATGGGCATCTATCAGGCCGGGGAGGAGTGTCTTGCCGTTACAATTGATAGCTTCAGCATTAGATGGGATATGTTGTGGAATGCCTTCAACAACTTCGCGAATGATATTGCCTTCGACAATGACAGTAGCTGGGTATACCGGATCGCCTCCGTTTCCATCGATGAGGGTTGCATCACGAAAAACCACGAGTGCCACTTGAAACACCTCCTATTTGTATCAAATAGACCTTAAAAATTGTGAGCAACACTACTGCCTTGCCAACTTATTTCTGTAAGATATGGTACCAACGATTATCAAAGTAATAATTGCCGTGGGTATAGAAATTACGCCACTTTCTAAGCCGAATGGTTTCCCTAATATCTCCCACACGACGGTAACAGTTCCTCCAACGATCATTGTAGTTATGCCAGCAGCTGGCGTCGCTTTTTTCCAGATAAGTGCAGCTAACAAGACCGTTGTAATAGCTGCTCCATACATGGTATACGAGTACATCTGAACTGCGAGGACTGTAGGGAAAAATTGCACAAGAACATAACCTAATAAAGCTACACCTATCACGCCAAATCTGGACAAGCGCAATAAATGCTTGTCTGAGGCCTTTGGATTAATGAAACGATAGTATATATCGTAAACAAGGTTAGTGGCAGTCATAAGAACATAAGAGGTGCCGGTGGTTACCACAAAAGCCGTTATCGCCGCAACAGCTACTCCCCCAATGACAGTCGGCATAATTTTAGCCGATAGGGTTATTAATGCCTGGCCAGCGGGGATATTGGGGAATAAAGCCCGTGCGGCTGAAGCACCAAAGGCTACCGCTGGGTATGTCACCACTATCCCGAAAAGCCATCCCATCGCGC
Proteins encoded:
- a CDS encoding 2Fe-2S iron-sulfur cluster-binding protein, with the translated sequence MRIEEHPILKVERKRSFEFAFLGEKLQAYEGETIAAALFANGIRIFGNYQKDGSPQGIFCANGQCAQCLVIADGKPLKACMTAVRPGMRVEPVCGLPELPKVDSVPLMRETEKVEVQALIIGGGPAGLSAAIELGRRSIKTLIVEDKLSLGGKLVLQTHRFFGSSDAVYAGTRGIDIAAKLEEEVRAFPSVEVWLNSAALAVFSDHKVGILRNGRDYVLIEPEVLLVSTGARERSLVFRGNTLPGVYGAGAFQTLVNRDLVKAAERLFIVGGGNVGLIAGYHAIQAGIQVAGLAEALPECGGYKVHRDKLARLGVPIYTSHTVISADGEDQVESVTIAQVDEKFNPIPGTEKAFACDTLLVAVGLDPVDEFYRKALEFGMTAFAAGDAKEIAEASAAIISGEIAGLKIASALGFEDVEVSKELEDMAEVLASKPGLCLPKRTPHHEGGVFPVIHCRQEIPCNPCVSACPRGLIHIDLEDIRKVPELVEGDKSCIGCERCVVVCPGLAIALVDYRKDLEWPTVTLPYELSKKSLNVGDIVTAVDEEGNPLGEVEVTEVKAIPKNDRTLLLELKSPRAFAEEIAGVRVQAPEASVPLPEVKSRLADDEIACRCERVTVEEIRKLIREGCRDMNEIKAATRAGMGSCGGKVCGPIIKRLFLEEGVPLESVTDYVRRPLFLEVPLSSFAGASDEK
- a CDS encoding amidohydrolase family protein, translated to MALVVFRDATLIDGNGGDPVYPATVIVEGNIIREVVEGIPQHIPSNAEAINCNGKTLLPGLIDAHIHVGLFDLDNNEQPRRNHSSMLVIKALKIMEDALCQGFTTCRDAGGIDAGFREAQKQGLIKGPRLKVSGLSLSMTGGHGDPRLPTDRRYPYEEILGCSVICDGVSEVRRAAREQLRRGVDHVKVMAAGGCASPADEPDACQYSLEELEAAAYEAESAGKYAMAHCYSNRSIQNAAKAGIRSIEHGNFMDRDTAKLLREVGCWYVPTLTTYEVIVRRGEEFGVPGYFLRKMKMVYDTALEAVSNAHLERVIIGSGSDVIGPGQPYKGMELELKSRVLGPMGAIVSATRTNSQILRMEDKIGTIEPNKIADIIVVDGDPLKEIKLFQDRDRICVIMQGGNFIKNTI